Proteins encoded in a region of the Cupriavidus pauculus genome:
- a CDS encoding aldo/keto reductase — translation MSIRDTLPNGPLGFGAAPLGNMFRQIPDAEAEATVDAAWDLGTRYFDSAPFYGAGLSEIRLGKVLSKHKRDDYVLSTKVGRLILDEIETGKREFGEKGGLFEHGRPNKIVYDYTERGAMQSIEDSLKRMGVDRLDYVWIHDIAKDFHGDAWLQQFETARTGAFRALSRLQEQGVIKAWGLGVNRVEPCELAVDLDEHCPTALLVAGRYSLLDHASALQRLMPLCEKKHVEVVVGGPYSSGVLAGGTHFEYQKASPEILAKVERIRALADKHKVPIKAAALQFSLAHPASVAVIPGASKPERIAEDHAALKASIPAEFWRDLRAQGLVSPEAPLPTDR, via the coding sequence ATGAGCATCCGCGACACGCTTCCCAATGGTCCGCTAGGCTTCGGCGCCGCGCCGCTCGGCAACATGTTTCGCCAGATTCCGGACGCCGAGGCCGAGGCGACCGTCGATGCGGCATGGGATCTGGGCACACGCTATTTCGATTCGGCACCGTTCTATGGCGCGGGACTATCGGAGATTCGCCTCGGCAAGGTGCTGTCGAAGCACAAGCGGGACGATTACGTGCTGAGCACCAAGGTGGGCCGGCTGATCCTCGACGAGATCGAGACCGGCAAGCGCGAGTTCGGCGAGAAGGGCGGCCTGTTCGAACATGGGCGACCCAACAAGATCGTCTACGACTACACCGAGCGCGGCGCCATGCAGTCCATCGAGGACAGCCTGAAACGGATGGGTGTCGATCGGCTCGACTATGTGTGGATCCACGATATCGCCAAGGATTTCCATGGCGATGCCTGGCTGCAGCAGTTCGAGACGGCACGCACGGGTGCGTTCCGCGCGCTCAGCCGGCTGCAGGAGCAGGGCGTGATCAAGGCCTGGGGCCTCGGCGTCAATCGCGTCGAACCCTGCGAGCTGGCCGTCGATCTCGACGAGCACTGCCCGACGGCGCTGCTCGTGGCCGGGCGCTATTCGCTGCTCGATCATGCCTCGGCGTTGCAGCGCCTGATGCCGCTCTGCGAGAAGAAGCACGTCGAGGTCGTGGTCGGCGGACCCTATAGCTCGGGCGTCCTCGCGGGCGGCACCCATTTCGAATACCAGAAGGCGTCGCCCGAGATCCTGGCAAAGGTCGAGCGCATTCGCGCGCTTGCGGACAAGCACAAGGTGCCCATCAAGGCGGCCGCGCTGCAGTTCTCGCTCGCGCATCCGGCGTCGGTCGCGGTGATTCCCGGCGCGAGCAAGCCCGAGCGCATCGCGGAGGACCATGCGGCGCTGAAGGCATCCATTCCCGCCGAATTCTGGCGCGATCTGCGCGCGCAGGGGCTGGTGTCGCCCGAGGCGCCGCTGCCGACCGATCGCTGA
- a CDS encoding SRPBCC family protein, with product MATASTSIEVAVAPDTVWNLIGGFDSLPDWLPYIPKSELSEGGRVRHLANPNGEAIVERLMAFDQNQRSYSYAILKAPFPVTDYLSTLRVIPIDGGKSSRVEWSGEFTPNGVSDQEATAIFQKIYEDGLKALADGLAR from the coding sequence ATGGCAACAGCATCCACGAGCATCGAGGTCGCCGTCGCGCCCGATACCGTCTGGAACCTGATCGGCGGATTCGATTCGCTGCCCGACTGGCTTCCCTATATCCCGAAGAGCGAGCTGTCGGAGGGCGGGCGCGTGCGCCACCTCGCCAATCCGAACGGCGAGGCGATCGTCGAACGGCTGATGGCGTTCGACCAGAACCAGCGCAGCTACAGCTACGCGATCCTGAAGGCGCCGTTCCCCGTGACCGACTACCTGTCGACATTGCGCGTGATTCCCATCGACGGTGGCAAATCGTCGCGCGTGGAGTGGTCGGGAGAATTCACGCCGAACGGCGTGAGCGACCAGGAGGCCACCGCGATCTTCCAGAAGATCTACGAGGATGGCCTGAAGGCGCTGGCGGACGGCCTGGCCCGCTAG